The Micropterus dolomieu isolate WLL.071019.BEF.003 ecotype Adirondacks linkage group LG20, ASM2129224v1, whole genome shotgun sequence genome has a segment encoding these proteins:
- the nfat5b gene encoding nuclear factor of activated T-cells 5 isoform X1 — protein sequence MPSDFISLFSGDLDLNAPRSLYSKESAYDLLPRELQLPSSTQQNPKAMSQKSGGEAGPPPSADLASDAMSSSMTMEGPRSAFPTSSSSGIHSSTSASDQNQVHSNNVDQEDTRNSRVVPEAVGAERGNSNGSSGGNCRGSSELGGGRGATSQDAQSHHQMTPSKRRTVLNISPPPQDLLDDSRMSCQDEASLDSEQSSSMWMDDSLSNFSITSAVSYNDNTEVPRKSRKRTPRQRPGPRSVPAEEASMDVFDADSAKGPHFVLSQLGPDNKTGPKGSSDDHQTAKQKVGTLSMQYPQKSEGKELKILVQPETQHRARYLTEGSRGSVKDRTQQGFPTVKLEGVNEPVVLQVFVGNDTGRVKPHGFYQACRVTGRNTTACKEVDIDGTTVIEVSLDPSTSMTLAVDCVGILKLRNADVEARIGVAGSKKKSTRARLVFRVNIPRPDGSVLTLQTPSSSILCTQPAGVPEILKKSLHSCSVRGGEEVFIIGKNFLKDTKVIFHENVSDEKSWKAEAEIDMELFHQNHLIVKVPPYQNQSITSSVCVGIYVVTNAGRSHDVQPFTYTSDSAKNDVPVKKETPSSVKTCSFDEQIKVLDDALMPSILPLVKREDVTPMEVTSNLQSSGVFKQTGDMCSAQQNPDMTVGHLNKNRPFPNNLSQPAGDPDKGQAPVFTNTEPLSTIQKQDIAPTSSFSVPADSLLQQGSQQFLLEPREGLGQERPGSGPGAVGRLCGEPAPQQQQLPLFPQDEVIQLEEAVRQLKAKGFCNLPLQSDNSMAKQQQQHIQHQQQIQKQQIQQQHQQIQQQQQLQHQQVLENLQQQLFQSQIQLQCGMFQDASQGKNAEQQGSSQGAVQNQGSLFQQAQQQQQQQQQQQQQHQQQQQQQQQQQQQQQAALFQQASDLLSIQTNFLQQTPSHPSSPMFHNPSSLAETQDPQGGLFQKVSQEQVQAALFQNTMTVLQSPDQQPSTPGLFLPQTSLPSQLTTSSAQQQQQQQQQQQQQQQQQQQQLAFLSALQTPAPEPQSVFQAQTQLSPIQQRSPMEQQQPSQPQPHTQPAQQPSLFQNISPHPSANALSPGQQQQQQAGLLFCSNPLSAPDQASSLLFSSQGQMPPLTSSSLVSQETQNPSLLFSQASMVTVNQQDRSEPMALGNPTDPRQQVMFQEQQPMQLGSSSNNRQEQPVGLFMPQSNMASLQGGLAAQELAQSAMFASQNGVANLQTTTSSPVQQPGTLFQTAVSGSINQPSQPQQPGLFIFGIQNECGQLMTSPGNTLSDQIIAISQSGQNQRESDAHIQSLLSQSLSQSGSVQNSMSASQNMEKIDDLLVSLQESGSNLTRSY from the exons ATGCCCTCTGACTTTATCTCCCTTTTCAGCGGGGACCTCGACCTGAATGCTCCCAGATCCTTGTACTCAAAAG AATCGGCGTATGACCTTCTTCCCAGAGAGCTACAGTTACCTTCTTCCACTCAGCAGAACCCAAAAGCCATGAGTCAAAAGAGCGGCGGAGAGGCAGGGCCTCCCCCTTCAGCTGATCTAGCATCAG ATGCCATGTCCTCTTCTATGACCATGGAAGGCCCCCGCAGTGCTTTTCCCACCTCTTCCAGCTCCGGCATCCATTCCAGTACTTCCGCCAGTGACCAGAACCAAGTTCACAGCAACAATGTTGACCAAGAGGACACCAGGAATAGCAGAGTGGTACCAGAGGCTGTCGGAGCAGAACGTGGGAATAGTAACGGCAGCAGTGGCGGTAACTGCAGGGGTAGCAGCGAGttgggaggaggaagaggcgcAACATCCCAGGACGCCCAGTCACATCACCAGATGACCCCATCTAAGCGACGCACCGTATTGAACATCTCTCCACCTCCACAAGACCTGCTTGATGATAGCCGTATGTCTTGCCAGGATGAAGCCTCCCTGGACTCCGAGCAGAGTAGCAGTATGTGGATGGATGACTCTCTCTCCAACTTCAGTATCACAAGCGCTGTGTCTTACAATGACAACACAGAGGTGCCACGGAAGTCCCGCAAACGGACCCCTCGCCAGAGGCCTGGTCCTAGGTCTGTGCCTGCAGAGGAAGCCAGCATGGACGTGTTTGATGCAGACAGTGCCAAAGGTCCACACTTTGTCTTGTCACAGCTCGGCCCTGACAACAAGACTGGACCAAAAGGAAG CTCTGATGATCATCAGACAGCTAAACAGAAAGTAGGAACCCTTTCAATGCAATACCCACAGAAGAGTGAGGGGAAGGAGCTGAAGATCCTCGTCCAGCCTGAGACTCAGCACAGAGCCCGCTATCTGACTGAAGGCAGCAGAGGATCAGTGAAGGACCGCACTCAGCAGGGCTTCCCTACCGTAAag CTGGAGGGAGTGAATGAGCCAGtggttttgcaggtgtttgtggGAAACGATACTGGCCGTGTGAAGCCTCATGGATTTTACCAAGCTTGCAGGGTGACCGGCCGCAACACTACAGCCTGCAAAGAGGTGGACATTGATGGCACAACCGTCATCGAGGTGTCCCTTGATCCAAGCACCAGCATGACACTAGC GGTTGACTGTGTTGGAATCTTAAAGCTCCGTAATGCCGACGTCGAGGCTCGCATTGGTGTGGCAGGGtcgaagaagaagagcacacgGGCTCGGCTGGTGTTTCGGGTCAACATCCCCCGTCCAGATGGTTCAGTGCTCACATTACAGACTCCCTCTTCTTCAATCCTGTGCA CTCAGCCTGCAGGAGTGCCTGAAATCCTGAAGAAGTCACTTCACAGTTGCTCAgtgaggggaggagaagaggtCTTTATTATTGGCAAAAACTTTCTTAAAGACACCAAAGTCATATTCCACGAGAATGTTTCTG ATGAGAAGTCGTGGAAAGCAGAGGCTGAAATTGACATGGAGCTGTTTCACCAG AATCACTTGATAGTGAAGGTTCCTCCATACCAGAACCAATCCATCACctcttcagtgtgtgtgggaATCTATGTGGTGACGAATGCTGGGAGATCTCATGATGTTCAGCCTTTCACCTACACTTCAGATTCAG CAAAAAATGATGTTCCTGTGAAGAAAGAGACGCCCTCGTCTGTGAAGACTTGTTCATTTGATGAACAAATTAAAG TTCTAGATGATGCGCTGATGCCTTCAATCTTGCCTTTAGTGAAGAGAGAAGATGTCACTCCAATGGAGGTCACCAGCAACCTCCAATCCTCTGGTGTATTTAAG cagACTGGTGACATGTGTTCAGCCCAGCAGAACCCAGACATGACTGTAGGCCatctaaataaaaatagacCATTCCCCAACAACCTGTCTCAGCCTGCAGGCGACCCTGACAAAGGCCAGGCTCCTGTTTTTACCAACACAGAGCCCTTAAGCACAATCCAGAAGCAGGACATTGCACCCACCAGCTCGTTCTCTGTGCCCGCTGACTCCCTGCTCCAGCAAGGCTCACAGCAGTTCCTCCTGGAGCCCAGAGAGGGCCTCGGGCAGGAGAGGCCCGGCAGCGGCCCCGGAGCGGTGGGGAGGCTGTGTGGAGAACCAGCacctcaacagcagcagctgccacTGTTCCCCCAAGACGAGGTGATCCAGCTGGAGGAGGCAGTGAGGCAACTTAAAGCCAAAGGGTTCTGTAACTTACCACTTCAGTCTGACAACTCAATGgccaaacagcagcaacaacacatcCAGCACCAACAACAGATCCAGAAACAGCAAATTCAGCAGCAACATCAACAAAttcagcaacagcaacagcttcaacatcagcagGTTTTGGAgaatttacagcagcagcttttTCAGTCACAGATTCAGTTGCAGTGTGGCATGTTTCAGGATGCCTCTCAGGGCAAGAATGCAGAACAGCAGGGCTCATCACAAGGAGCGGTGCAAAACCAGGGGAGTCTTTTCCAACaggcccaacagcagcaacagcagcagcagcagcagcagcagcaacaccagcagcagcagcagcagcagcaacagcagcaacagcagcaacaagcagCTCTCTTTCAGCAGGCGAGTGACCTGCTCTCTATTCAGACCAACTTCCTCCAGCAGACACCCTCACACCCTTCATCACCCATGTTCCACAATCCCAGTTCTTTGGCTGAAACACAAGATCCACAGGGGGGCTTGTTTCAGAAAGTCTCTCAGGAGCAGGTCCAGGCTGCTCTCTTCCAAAACACCATGACAGTACTACAGTCTCCAGACCAGCAGCCTTCAACCCCCGGACTTTTCCTCCCTCAGACGTCCCTGCCCTCTCAGCTTACAACCAGTAGTGctcagcaacagcagcaacaacagcagcagcagcagcagcagcagcagcagcagcagcagcagctggccTTCCTCAGTGCTCTACAAACTCCTGCCCCTGAACCACAATCAGTATTTCAGGCTCAGACCCAGCTCTCCCCCATCCAGCAGCGAAGCCCaatggagcagcagcagccctcCCAACCTCAGCCCCACACACAGCCGGCCCAGCAGCCTTCCCTGTTCCAGAACATCTCCCCACATCCATCTGCAAACGCACTCTCTCCAggccaacagcagcaacagcaagcTGGCCTGCTGTTCTGCAGCAACCCCCTGTCCGCTCCGGACCAGGCCTCCAGCCTCCTATTCAGCAGCCAGGGTCAGATGCCACCACTGACCAGCAGCAGTCTAGTTTCCCAAGAGACCCAAAACCCCTCTCTGCTCTTTTCCCAAGCCAGCATGGTGACAGTAAACCAGCAGGATCGCTCTGAGCCCATGGCCTTAGGGAACCCCACCGATCCACGACAGCAAGTCATGTTTCAGGAGCAACAGCCGATGCAGCTGGGAAGCAGCTCAAACAACCGTCAGGAGCAACCTGTGGGCCTCTTTATGCCTCAATCTAACATGGCCTCACTGCAGGGGGGACTGGCTGCTCAGGAGCTGGCACAGTCAGCCATGTTTGCTTCACAGAACGGCGTGGCAAACCTCCAGACGACCACCTCCTCCCCTGTTCAACAGCCAGGGACTCTGTTTCAGACCGCTGTCAGTGGGAGCATCAATCAGCCCAGCCAGCCACAACAACCTGGCCTCTTCATTTTTGGGATTCAGAACG AATGCGGCCAGCTAATGACCAGTCCTGGAAACACACTGTCGGATCAGATTATAGCTATCAGCCAGTCTGGTCAGAACCAAAGAGAGAGTGATGCACACATCCAGTCCCTGCTCAGCCAGTCCCTGTCTCAGTCTGGGTCTGTGCAGAACAGCATGAGTGCCTCTCAGAACATGGAGAAGATCGACGACTTGCTGGTCAGCCTGCAGGAGTCGGGCAGCAACTTAACTCGTTCATACTAA
- the nfat5b gene encoding nuclear factor of activated T-cells 5 isoform X3 — MPSDFISLFSGDLDLNAPRSLYSKESAYDLLPRELQLPSSTQQNPKAMSQKSGGEAGPPPSADLASDAMSSSMTMEGPRSAFPTSSSSGIHSSTSASDQNQVHSNNVDQEDTRNSRVVPEAVGAERGNSNGSSGGNCRGSSELGGGRGATSQDAQSHHQMTPSKRRTVLNISPPPQDLLDDSRMSCQDEASLDSEQSSSMWMDDSLSNFSITSAVSYNDNTEVPRKSRKRTPRQRPGPRSVPAEEASMDVFDADSAKGPHFVLSQLGPDNKTGPKGSSDDHQTAKQKVGTLSMQYPQKSEGKELKILVQPETQHRARYLTEGSRGSVKDRTQQGFPTVKLEGVNEPVVLQVFVGNDTGRVKPHGFYQACRVTGRNTTACKEVDIDGTTVIEVSLDPSTSMTLAVDCVGILKLRNADVEARIGVAGSKKKSTRARLVFRVNIPRPDGSVLTLQTPSSSILCTQPAGVPEILKKSLHSCSVRGGEEVFIIGKNFLKDTKVIFHENVSDEKSWKAEAEIDMELFHQNHLIVKVPPYQNQSITSSVCVGIYVVTNAGRSHDVQPFTYTSDSAKNDVPVKKETPSSVKTCSFDEQIKVKREDVTPMEVTSNLQSSGVFKQTGDMCSAQQNPDMTVGHLNKNRPFPNNLSQPAGDPDKGQAPVFTNTEPLSTIQKQDIAPTSSFSVPADSLLQQGSQQFLLEPREGLGQERPGSGPGAVGRLCGEPAPQQQQLPLFPQDEVIQLEEAVRQLKAKGFCNLPLQSDNSMAKQQQQHIQHQQQIQKQQIQQQHQQIQQQQQLQHQQVLENLQQQLFQSQIQLQCGMFQDASQGKNAEQQGSSQGAVQNQGSLFQQAQQQQQQQQQQQQQHQQQQQQQQQQQQQQQAALFQQASDLLSIQTNFLQQTPSHPSSPMFHNPSSLAETQDPQGGLFQKVSQEQVQAALFQNTMTVLQSPDQQPSTPGLFLPQTSLPSQLTTSSAQQQQQQQQQQQQQQQQQQQQLAFLSALQTPAPEPQSVFQAQTQLSPIQQRSPMEQQQPSQPQPHTQPAQQPSLFQNISPHPSANALSPGQQQQQQAGLLFCSNPLSAPDQASSLLFSSQGQMPPLTSSSLVSQETQNPSLLFSQASMVTVNQQDRSEPMALGNPTDPRQQVMFQEQQPMQLGSSSNNRQEQPVGLFMPQSNMASLQGGLAAQELAQSAMFASQNGVANLQTTTSSPVQQPGTLFQTAVSGSINQPSQPQQPGLFIFGIQNECGQLMTSPGNTLSDQIIAISQSGQNQRESDAHIQSLLSQSLSQSGSVQNSMSASQNMEKIDDLLVSLQESGSNLTRSY; from the exons ATGCCCTCTGACTTTATCTCCCTTTTCAGCGGGGACCTCGACCTGAATGCTCCCAGATCCTTGTACTCAAAAG AATCGGCGTATGACCTTCTTCCCAGAGAGCTACAGTTACCTTCTTCCACTCAGCAGAACCCAAAAGCCATGAGTCAAAAGAGCGGCGGAGAGGCAGGGCCTCCCCCTTCAGCTGATCTAGCATCAG ATGCCATGTCCTCTTCTATGACCATGGAAGGCCCCCGCAGTGCTTTTCCCACCTCTTCCAGCTCCGGCATCCATTCCAGTACTTCCGCCAGTGACCAGAACCAAGTTCACAGCAACAATGTTGACCAAGAGGACACCAGGAATAGCAGAGTGGTACCAGAGGCTGTCGGAGCAGAACGTGGGAATAGTAACGGCAGCAGTGGCGGTAACTGCAGGGGTAGCAGCGAGttgggaggaggaagaggcgcAACATCCCAGGACGCCCAGTCACATCACCAGATGACCCCATCTAAGCGACGCACCGTATTGAACATCTCTCCACCTCCACAAGACCTGCTTGATGATAGCCGTATGTCTTGCCAGGATGAAGCCTCCCTGGACTCCGAGCAGAGTAGCAGTATGTGGATGGATGACTCTCTCTCCAACTTCAGTATCACAAGCGCTGTGTCTTACAATGACAACACAGAGGTGCCACGGAAGTCCCGCAAACGGACCCCTCGCCAGAGGCCTGGTCCTAGGTCTGTGCCTGCAGAGGAAGCCAGCATGGACGTGTTTGATGCAGACAGTGCCAAAGGTCCACACTTTGTCTTGTCACAGCTCGGCCCTGACAACAAGACTGGACCAAAAGGAAG CTCTGATGATCATCAGACAGCTAAACAGAAAGTAGGAACCCTTTCAATGCAATACCCACAGAAGAGTGAGGGGAAGGAGCTGAAGATCCTCGTCCAGCCTGAGACTCAGCACAGAGCCCGCTATCTGACTGAAGGCAGCAGAGGATCAGTGAAGGACCGCACTCAGCAGGGCTTCCCTACCGTAAag CTGGAGGGAGTGAATGAGCCAGtggttttgcaggtgtttgtggGAAACGATACTGGCCGTGTGAAGCCTCATGGATTTTACCAAGCTTGCAGGGTGACCGGCCGCAACACTACAGCCTGCAAAGAGGTGGACATTGATGGCACAACCGTCATCGAGGTGTCCCTTGATCCAAGCACCAGCATGACACTAGC GGTTGACTGTGTTGGAATCTTAAAGCTCCGTAATGCCGACGTCGAGGCTCGCATTGGTGTGGCAGGGtcgaagaagaagagcacacgGGCTCGGCTGGTGTTTCGGGTCAACATCCCCCGTCCAGATGGTTCAGTGCTCACATTACAGACTCCCTCTTCTTCAATCCTGTGCA CTCAGCCTGCAGGAGTGCCTGAAATCCTGAAGAAGTCACTTCACAGTTGCTCAgtgaggggaggagaagaggtCTTTATTATTGGCAAAAACTTTCTTAAAGACACCAAAGTCATATTCCACGAGAATGTTTCTG ATGAGAAGTCGTGGAAAGCAGAGGCTGAAATTGACATGGAGCTGTTTCACCAG AATCACTTGATAGTGAAGGTTCCTCCATACCAGAACCAATCCATCACctcttcagtgtgtgtgggaATCTATGTGGTGACGAATGCTGGGAGATCTCATGATGTTCAGCCTTTCACCTACACTTCAGATTCAG CAAAAAATGATGTTCCTGTGAAGAAAGAGACGCCCTCGTCTGTGAAGACTTGTTCATTTGATGAACAAATTAAAG TGAAGAGAGAAGATGTCACTCCAATGGAGGTCACCAGCAACCTCCAATCCTCTGGTGTATTTAAG cagACTGGTGACATGTGTTCAGCCCAGCAGAACCCAGACATGACTGTAGGCCatctaaataaaaatagacCATTCCCCAACAACCTGTCTCAGCCTGCAGGCGACCCTGACAAAGGCCAGGCTCCTGTTTTTACCAACACAGAGCCCTTAAGCACAATCCAGAAGCAGGACATTGCACCCACCAGCTCGTTCTCTGTGCCCGCTGACTCCCTGCTCCAGCAAGGCTCACAGCAGTTCCTCCTGGAGCCCAGAGAGGGCCTCGGGCAGGAGAGGCCCGGCAGCGGCCCCGGAGCGGTGGGGAGGCTGTGTGGAGAACCAGCacctcaacagcagcagctgccacTGTTCCCCCAAGACGAGGTGATCCAGCTGGAGGAGGCAGTGAGGCAACTTAAAGCCAAAGGGTTCTGTAACTTACCACTTCAGTCTGACAACTCAATGgccaaacagcagcaacaacacatcCAGCACCAACAACAGATCCAGAAACAGCAAATTCAGCAGCAACATCAACAAAttcagcaacagcaacagcttcaacatcagcagGTTTTGGAgaatttacagcagcagcttttTCAGTCACAGATTCAGTTGCAGTGTGGCATGTTTCAGGATGCCTCTCAGGGCAAGAATGCAGAACAGCAGGGCTCATCACAAGGAGCGGTGCAAAACCAGGGGAGTCTTTTCCAACaggcccaacagcagcaacagcagcagcagcagcagcagcagcaacaccagcagcagcagcagcagcagcaacagcagcaacagcagcaacaagcagCTCTCTTTCAGCAGGCGAGTGACCTGCTCTCTATTCAGACCAACTTCCTCCAGCAGACACCCTCACACCCTTCATCACCCATGTTCCACAATCCCAGTTCTTTGGCTGAAACACAAGATCCACAGGGGGGCTTGTTTCAGAAAGTCTCTCAGGAGCAGGTCCAGGCTGCTCTCTTCCAAAACACCATGACAGTACTACAGTCTCCAGACCAGCAGCCTTCAACCCCCGGACTTTTCCTCCCTCAGACGTCCCTGCCCTCTCAGCTTACAACCAGTAGTGctcagcaacagcagcaacaacagcagcagcagcagcagcagcagcagcagcagcagcagcagctggccTTCCTCAGTGCTCTACAAACTCCTGCCCCTGAACCACAATCAGTATTTCAGGCTCAGACCCAGCTCTCCCCCATCCAGCAGCGAAGCCCaatggagcagcagcagccctcCCAACCTCAGCCCCACACACAGCCGGCCCAGCAGCCTTCCCTGTTCCAGAACATCTCCCCACATCCATCTGCAAACGCACTCTCTCCAggccaacagcagcaacagcaagcTGGCCTGCTGTTCTGCAGCAACCCCCTGTCCGCTCCGGACCAGGCCTCCAGCCTCCTATTCAGCAGCCAGGGTCAGATGCCACCACTGACCAGCAGCAGTCTAGTTTCCCAAGAGACCCAAAACCCCTCTCTGCTCTTTTCCCAAGCCAGCATGGTGACAGTAAACCAGCAGGATCGCTCTGAGCCCATGGCCTTAGGGAACCCCACCGATCCACGACAGCAAGTCATGTTTCAGGAGCAACAGCCGATGCAGCTGGGAAGCAGCTCAAACAACCGTCAGGAGCAACCTGTGGGCCTCTTTATGCCTCAATCTAACATGGCCTCACTGCAGGGGGGACTGGCTGCTCAGGAGCTGGCACAGTCAGCCATGTTTGCTTCACAGAACGGCGTGGCAAACCTCCAGACGACCACCTCCTCCCCTGTTCAACAGCCAGGGACTCTGTTTCAGACCGCTGTCAGTGGGAGCATCAATCAGCCCAGCCAGCCACAACAACCTGGCCTCTTCATTTTTGGGATTCAGAACG AATGCGGCCAGCTAATGACCAGTCCTGGAAACACACTGTCGGATCAGATTATAGCTATCAGCCAGTCTGGTCAGAACCAAAGAGAGAGTGATGCACACATCCAGTCCCTGCTCAGCCAGTCCCTGTCTCAGTCTGGGTCTGTGCAGAACAGCATGAGTGCCTCTCAGAACATGGAGAAGATCGACGACTTGCTGGTCAGCCTGCAGGAGTCGGGCAGCAACTTAACTCGTTCATACTAA